A part of Candidatus Neomarinimicrobiota bacterium genomic DNA contains:
- a CDS encoding T9SS type A sorting domain-containing protein yields the protein MNKNKTYSILIFGLIVQTFAFADSLPINVNTDIRYQEMDGFGASDCWSFQKIGEWPETQKNRVADLLFSIDEGIGLSQWRFNIGGGINTQTINNSWRTAETFETGAGEYDWTRQSEERWFLDAAKVRGVNQFIAFVNSPPGRMTRNGLTNCTDGSGSTNLKTGWENQFARYLKDILVHFKDAWDLEFDYVSPVNEPQWEWNDGTDQEGNRASNEDIRRITSALYDTLQTTDLQTEISLVESGDLRSWYQLNTGMGQEYGENYGSYLSEIIGHPDLSGKISKHIGGHSYWSDLINTGLVQDRQSLLVHLDDYLADDWTYWVTEYTILQGPNGEGGRGRDLGITTAIDVTRVMHHDLTLLNASSWQWWTAVSPENFKDGLLYTNYRSNPQDQSIIESKLLWAFGNYSRFIRPGYTRIQMTGANNKFGLMGSAYVAPDDKTLVLVFINAASSSKDISLNLSGLPWIPEYEAYLTSDTPGDDLRNLGIIDSETPITIPGQSVVTLIGKSKQAEPIFEGYDPNLYQLYQNYPNPFNTETNLCFNLPTSGAAELSIYSLRGEKIHSVKWETIDEGVQSYSWNGLSHNQEKNSSGIYLYTLRAGDQLHSRKMLYIQ from the coding sequence GTGAACAAGAACAAGACATATAGTATCCTAATCTTTGGACTTATAGTTCAAACGTTTGCATTTGCAGATAGCCTACCCATTAACGTTAATACAGATATTCGATATCAAGAAATGGATGGGTTTGGTGCGTCCGATTGCTGGTCGTTCCAGAAAATTGGAGAGTGGCCAGAAACTCAAAAAAATCGCGTTGCAGATCTTCTATTTTCTATCGATGAGGGAATTGGTCTATCACAGTGGCGATTCAATATCGGTGGAGGTATCAATACTCAAACCATAAACAATTCCTGGCGTACTGCGGAAACATTTGAAACTGGAGCAGGGGAGTATGACTGGACCCGACAATCTGAGGAACGCTGGTTTTTAGATGCCGCCAAAGTCCGTGGAGTTAATCAGTTTATCGCATTTGTCAACAGTCCTCCAGGCAGAATGACTCGCAATGGTCTCACAAACTGCACGGATGGTAGTGGCTCAACAAATCTCAAAACGGGCTGGGAAAATCAGTTCGCCCGTTATTTAAAGGATATTCTTGTTCATTTTAAGGATGCTTGGGATTTAGAATTTGACTATGTCAGCCCAGTCAATGAACCTCAGTGGGAATGGAATGATGGTACAGATCAGGAGGGGAATCGCGCTTCAAACGAAGATATCCGCAGGATCACTTCAGCCCTGTATGATACTCTGCAAACAACTGACTTACAGACGGAGATATCTCTGGTTGAAAGTGGTGATTTGCGAAGTTGGTACCAACTAAACACTGGGATGGGACAGGAATATGGTGAAAACTATGGGTCATACCTCAGTGAGATCATTGGGCATCCAGATCTGAGCGGGAAAATTAGCAAACATATTGGTGGTCACTCCTATTGGTCTGATTTGATCAATACAGGACTTGTGCAGGATCGACAATCACTCCTTGTTCATCTCGATGACTATTTGGCCGATGACTGGACATACTGGGTGACGGAATATACCATTCTTCAGGGACCAAATGGTGAGGGTGGACGCGGCAGAGATTTGGGCATTACCACTGCCATTGATGTTACTCGAGTAATGCACCATGATTTGACTCTATTGAATGCCTCATCGTGGCAGTGGTGGACTGCCGTATCACCTGAAAATTTTAAGGATGGGTTGTTATACACAAATTATCGGTCGAATCCTCAGGATCAATCTATCATCGAGAGTAAACTGCTGTGGGCATTTGGCAATTATAGTCGATTTATTCGACCTGGATATACACGTATACAAATGACAGGAGCCAACAATAAGTTTGGGCTCATGGGAAGTGCCTATGTGGCACCTGATGATAAAACCCTTGTCCTGGTTTTTATAAATGCAGCCTCTAGTAGCAAGGATATTTCGCTCAATTTATCCGGGCTTCCGTGGATCCCTGAATATGAAGCCTATCTGACCAGCGATACGCCTGGTGATGATTTGAGAAACCTGGGAATCATTGATTCAGAAACACCCATAACCATTCCAGGTCAATCCGTTGTTACGCTTATAGGGAAATCAAAACAAGCAGAACCAATATTTGAAGGCTATGATCCCAATTTATATCAATTGTATCAAAACTATCCAAATCCTTTTAATACTGAAACCAACCTGTGCTTTAACCTGCCCACTTCTGGAGCTGCTGAGTTATCAATTTACTCCCTCCGCGGTGAAAAAATCCATAGCGTCAAGTGGGAGACCATCGACGAGGGTGTTCAAAGCTATTCCTGGAATGGGTTGTCTCATAATCAGGAGAAAAATTCAAGTGGGATCTATTTATACACATTGAGAGCTGGAGACCAGCTCCATTCAAGAAAAATGCTCTACATTCAATAA
- a CDS encoding PorV/PorQ family protein has product MTRNHRRSLSVVIALLLSISLVFGQKPDKVGTTAVSIYEIGFGAAGNGMGDARVASASGVESIYWNPAGLAQTRGNEMYFFNQPWLVGIGTGMAGVAFDIPGVGKAGLSMIYADYGDMEVTTVNQQEGTGEIFSASDYVMALTFARNLATWFSLGFNFEYFSSSIYHTTASAVAADLGVIVKTDFFTTTGDREDGLAIGMSINNYGTPMEYEGKDLLASIDILPDEDGNYRYVPGQYKLSEWELPMLFRIGASVYPIASQFHRLCLEVDAVHPNNNSEYVNVGAEYSYVRGRFGKLFLRTGYKGIFMDDSEYGMSAGAGLELFVMGGRSMRLEYSFRDIGVLGTSQSYSIRLGF; this is encoded by the coding sequence ATGACACGTAATCATCGGAGAAGTTTATCAGTGGTCATTGCTTTACTGTTATCCATTAGTTTGGTCTTTGGGCAGAAACCGGACAAGGTCGGAACCACTGCCGTTTCTATCTATGAAATTGGTTTTGGTGCCGCAGGGAATGGGATGGGTGATGCCCGTGTAGCCTCAGCTTCTGGGGTTGAGTCCATCTACTGGAATCCAGCGGGATTAGCACAAACACGTGGAAATGAGATGTATTTCTTTAATCAGCCATGGCTGGTTGGTATTGGGACAGGAATGGCAGGGGTGGCTTTCGATATACCTGGTGTGGGAAAAGCAGGTTTAAGTATGATATACGCTGATTATGGCGATATGGAAGTGACTACTGTTAATCAGCAAGAAGGAACAGGAGAAATATTCTCAGCCAGTGACTATGTCATGGCGCTAACCTTTGCTCGAAATCTGGCGACCTGGTTTTCATTGGGCTTCAACTTTGAATACTTCTCTTCTTCTATCTACCACACAACAGCCAGTGCTGTTGCAGCAGATTTAGGTGTCATTGTGAAAACGGATTTCTTTACCACCACAGGAGACCGTGAGGATGGGCTGGCTATTGGTATGAGTATCAATAATTATGGGACTCCCATGGAGTATGAGGGCAAAGATTTACTCGCCAGTATTGACATTCTCCCTGATGAAGATGGCAACTATCGCTATGTTCCTGGACAATACAAATTATCAGAATGGGAATTACCCATGCTGTTCCGAATTGGTGCATCTGTCTATCCAATCGCATCCCAATTTCACCGATTGTGTCTGGAGGTTGATGCAGTTCATCCCAATAACAATAGTGAATATGTGAATGTTGGAGCAGAATATTCATATGTGCGCGGTAGATTTGGGAAACTCTTTCTGAGAACCGGGTATAAGGGAATTTTCATGGATGATTCTGAATACGGTATGTCAGCCGGTGCTGGATTAGAGTTGTTTGTCATGGGCGGCCGGAGTATGCGCCTGGAATATTCGTTCAGAGATATTGGTGTGCTGGGAACTTCACAATCCTATTCCATTCGACTAGGCTTTTAA
- a CDS encoding beta-lactamase family protein translates to MKNYTVKPIMAMVLVLILVACATVGIEEVPVKTTEGIPVEKSASIFTMANWLAVGPFPNISTTERQSDGTFDVGYSYDFLASIGGESTGVIKPNQTLQFENQDATVGTAPVVEATANPMGIVDFAELYNHAEYKVAYAFAYIHSTKDQSVHALLGSDDAVKVWTNGSLVHENYTFRAVNPGEDQFPIHLKKGLNSILVKVLNGTSGWGFSLSVQDAQSRSEMIAKDKVKKDFEAFMNSKIVPAWYNSWDESFTPGNFPNMRWDQPYLAEQIIGEAPLTIRWFDAELNEVTKAESPGRYGFIAECVSKENMIIRRAGTLYCYPWDWMGWSERPYATLKTPPAARFDQEQLSNHEEAIARYVGRMMLLSTLDQEEGAALMSYLYEVNHGKYSDGGLNSPMLADDEYHIRLQKKVGGIKYSGPSLRSPKAIQGKSAPVLRHGTPEDAGFNPIIIADLKAVTDEWFDASGEPFITVVARNGIIVYEEATGHDANGEFTTSTATPIASTTKLITGITFAQFMHQDLIQIDDPVGAYYPDYPLEGDKTLTLRHCFTHTSGLIGHERWGGMHNHRLENVVANQLNFLPVGKKSTYNGDGYNLAGRVMEAVAGKSIFRVIHENLFEPLDMSNSIIEEDLAFSVQSTAGDLARIGQLLLNRGSYGKYEFFSPAVFEQILPKNLAQFYPGMDWDQGIGITWMTMKHPDAGKDGTPTDKTVLSSNIIGHGSATSTVLRVDLDNDLVIAQTRWQAGPHYDKYLTKLLMAIEKNLK, encoded by the coding sequence ATGAAAAACTATACTGTAAAACCTATCATGGCCATGGTTCTCGTGCTCATACTTGTAGCTTGCGCTACTGTGGGGATAGAAGAGGTACCTGTCAAAACCACAGAAGGCATACCCGTAGAAAAATCAGCCAGTATTTTCACTATGGCGAACTGGCTAGCCGTCGGACCTTTCCCCAATATTAGCACCACAGAAAGACAATCTGATGGAACTTTTGATGTGGGATACTCCTACGATTTTCTCGCATCCATTGGCGGTGAATCAACGGGAGTGATCAAGCCGAATCAAACACTACAATTTGAGAATCAGGATGCCACTGTTGGTACAGCCCCAGTGGTTGAGGCCACGGCTAACCCCATGGGAATAGTTGATTTTGCTGAGCTCTATAACCATGCTGAGTATAAGGTAGCTTATGCCTTTGCTTATATCCATTCAACGAAGGATCAATCTGTCCATGCGTTGCTGGGGTCAGATGATGCTGTCAAAGTATGGACCAATGGATCACTGGTGCATGAAAACTATACTTTTAGAGCTGTGAATCCTGGTGAAGACCAGTTTCCCATTCATCTAAAAAAGGGATTAAATAGCATACTGGTCAAAGTCCTTAATGGAACGAGTGGTTGGGGATTCTCTCTCTCTGTCCAGGATGCTCAATCTCGATCAGAGATGATAGCCAAAGACAAGGTGAAGAAAGATTTCGAAGCCTTCATGAACTCGAAAATTGTTCCTGCTTGGTACAATTCTTGGGATGAATCATTCACCCCTGGAAACTTTCCGAACATGAGATGGGATCAACCCTATCTCGCTGAACAAATCATTGGTGAAGCTCCGCTTACCATACGTTGGTTTGATGCAGAGCTGAATGAAGTAACAAAGGCAGAAAGTCCAGGTCGATATGGATTCATTGCTGAATGTGTTTCGAAAGAGAATATGATCATTCGAAGAGCTGGAACGCTCTATTGCTACCCTTGGGATTGGATGGGGTGGAGTGAACGGCCATATGCAACATTAAAGACACCTCCAGCAGCGCGATTTGACCAGGAGCAACTTTCAAATCACGAAGAAGCAATTGCCAGGTATGTAGGTAGAATGATGCTGCTATCAACTTTAGATCAGGAAGAGGGTGCAGCACTCATGTCCTATCTATATGAGGTGAATCATGGAAAATACTCCGACGGTGGCTTGAATAGCCCCATGCTTGCGGACGATGAATATCATATCCGTCTTCAGAAAAAGGTTGGTGGCATTAAGTACTCGGGTCCATCTCTCAGGTCTCCAAAGGCCATTCAGGGCAAGTCTGCTCCGGTGTTGCGACACGGAACACCGGAAGATGCAGGATTTAACCCAATTATTATTGCAGATCTAAAGGCAGTGACAGATGAATGGTTCGATGCAAGTGGCGAACCTTTTATCACAGTGGTAGCTCGAAATGGGATAATTGTCTACGAGGAAGCGACTGGTCACGATGCTAACGGCGAATTCACAACCTCGACTGCAACTCCCATCGCATCCACCACAAAACTAATCACTGGAATCACTTTTGCTCAGTTTATGCATCAGGATCTGATTCAGATCGATGACCCAGTTGGTGCCTATTATCCAGATTATCCTCTAGAAGGAGATAAAACCCTAACCCTGAGACATTGCTTCACACATACTTCAGGTCTCATTGGACATGAACGCTGGGGCGGTATGCATAACCACAGGTTAGAAAATGTAGTAGCCAATCAATTGAACTTTTTGCCAGTTGGGAAAAAGAGCACTTATAATGGTGACGGCTATAACCTTGCAGGTCGGGTCATGGAGGCAGTAGCAGGAAAAAGCATTTTTCGTGTTATCCATGAAAACTTGTTTGAGCCCCTTGATATGAGTAATTCAATTATTGAAGAGGACCTCGCATTCAGTGTGCAGAGCACTGCTGGAGATCTGGCCCGCATCGGTCAACTCCTGCTCAATAGGGGATCATATGGAAAGTATGAATTCTTCTCACCTGCGGTCTTTGAACAAATCTTACCGAAAAACCTTGCACAATTCTACCCTGGAATGGATTGGGATCAGGGAATAGGTATTACCTGGATGACAATGAAACATCCAGATGCCGGTAAAGATGGTACTCCAACTGATAAAACAGTGCTTAGCTCAAATATAATTGGTCACGGATCAGCAACATCAACAGTCTTAAGGGTAGATCTTGACAATGATCTGGTTATCGCACAGACACGCTGGCAAGCTGGACCCCATTACGACAAATATTTGACCAAACTGCTTATGGCAATAGAAAAGAATCTAAAATAG
- a CDS encoding TonB-dependent receptor yields the protein MVIVFALCGLSVFAQTTGKVAGKVTDSATGEALPGANVIISSTSLGAACDIDGDFYIINIPPGRYDVNISMIGYGTAIIQDFNVSVNRTSNLDISLNIASVEGEEVIVVAQRISIEKDQTGTIRNISSDQMEMLPVESLDEVVSMQAGIVKGHVRGGRASEVSYLLDGMAITEAFGNSGKVVEVEMEVVQDLEVITGTFNAEYGRAMSGVINAVTKNGSNEYHGSISAGFGNYYTGHGDIFIGLESGDVARNSDLKFNISGPLIKDRLTLIANYRSQDNGNHLNGVRRFVPEDYSRYPKADSSTWVTENTGDGKYVSLNYNRSQSIMTKLSSRLSNSIRASLIYQGNDDDWQGYSHAWKYNPDGKNISYSNSSLIAYQMNTVISPALFFDIKISQLKYYEGWYLSEDPQDTSVYVHDGYSNNSGPGFMTGGQQKSHSRRWSTNSSAKWDLSWQFTKNHFLKTGVQYTQHELENKWYEIRNAYEFLPEDDEAVANPADPNKVYINYQPFIHTDTNSVYADEYHVEPIEYSVYVQDKLEHNEMVLNYGLRYDYFNPNTVYPSKRGNPANQILYPNNPELMSEYPEAEVQTQISPRFGLAYQLSDAAVLRFSYGHFFQMPPMYAMYQNSKFFVGPEDFQTTMGNAQLKAQKTVQYEVGVWQGLTESLSLEVAVYYRDIFDLLSTQIFTTYNETKYGLYSNKDYGNVKGLELKVDYAKNRFSTFLNYTFQYSRGNADNPTQNFDRAGGVLDPITRLIPMSWDQRHTFNTTVSYGMDSWGLSLTGYFDSGTPFTWEPLDISILDDISFLPNNEYMPSTFSVDMNAHYFLRLRNDMGLKFGLQVYNLLDELNDAWVDSRTGQAYNSIIRDNDLDGHYSDFNDYEDTIHDPSMFEAPRFVKFSMDITF from the coding sequence ATGGTTATCGTCTTTGCACTTTGTGGATTGAGTGTTTTTGCTCAAACCACTGGCAAAGTGGCCGGTAAAGTCACTGACTCAGCCACAGGGGAGGCATTACCTGGCGCCAATGTGATCATATCTTCGACCTCATTAGGTGCAGCATGCGATATTGATGGTGATTTCTATATAATAAACATTCCTCCAGGAAGATATGATGTCAACATTTCAATGATTGGATATGGTACTGCAATTATCCAAGATTTTAATGTGTCTGTGAATAGAACTTCAAATCTCGATATTAGTCTGAATATCGCTAGTGTCGAAGGAGAAGAAGTCATTGTTGTAGCCCAAAGAATCAGTATCGAGAAGGATCAGACTGGTACTATTCGAAATATTTCATCAGATCAAATGGAAATGCTCCCTGTTGAAAGTCTTGATGAGGTTGTTTCCATGCAAGCAGGTATTGTGAAAGGTCATGTCAGGGGTGGACGAGCCTCTGAAGTGTCCTATCTCTTGGACGGCATGGCAATTACAGAGGCCTTTGGAAATTCTGGAAAAGTTGTCGAAGTAGAAATGGAAGTTGTCCAAGACCTGGAAGTGATCACAGGCACTTTTAATGCTGAGTACGGCCGTGCCATGAGTGGTGTGATCAACGCCGTGACAAAAAATGGTAGCAATGAATACCACGGCAGTATCTCTGCTGGATTTGGCAATTATTATACAGGACACGGAGATATTTTTATCGGGCTCGAGTCTGGTGATGTTGCCAGGAATAGCGATCTAAAATTCAATATTAGTGGGCCTCTCATCAAGGACAGGTTGACACTTATTGCAAACTATCGCTCTCAGGATAATGGCAATCATCTCAATGGAGTGCGTCGTTTTGTTCCTGAAGACTATAGTCGCTATCCAAAGGCCGACAGCAGTACATGGGTAACGGAAAATACTGGGGATGGTAAATATGTATCCCTGAATTACAACCGCAGCCAATCAATCATGACCAAATTGTCATCAAGATTATCCAATAGTATTAGAGCATCACTCATTTACCAGGGTAATGACGATGACTGGCAAGGCTATAGTCACGCATGGAAATACAACCCCGATGGAAAAAATATTTCATATTCAAATAGTAGTCTGATTGCGTATCAAATGAATACCGTGATTTCGCCAGCACTTTTCTTCGATATAAAAATTAGCCAACTCAAGTATTACGAGGGTTGGTATCTCTCTGAAGATCCACAGGATACATCTGTCTATGTCCATGATGGATATTCAAACAATTCGGGACCCGGGTTTATGACCGGTGGTCAACAAAAAAGTCATAGTCGCCGCTGGTCCACAAATTCCAGTGCAAAATGGGATCTTTCCTGGCAATTTACTAAAAACCACTTTTTAAAGACTGGTGTTCAGTACACCCAACATGAACTTGAAAATAAGTGGTATGAGATCCGAAACGCCTATGAGTTTCTACCTGAAGATGACGAAGCAGTTGCAAATCCTGCAGACCCCAATAAAGTCTATATCAATTACCAACCCTTCATACACACAGATACCAATTCAGTCTACGCCGATGAATATCACGTTGAGCCAATTGAGTATTCAGTGTATGTTCAGGATAAGCTGGAACACAATGAGATGGTTTTGAATTATGGCCTACGCTACGATTATTTTAACCCGAATACCGTTTATCCCTCGAAGCGCGGTAATCCAGCCAATCAGATTCTTTATCCCAATAACCCTGAATTGATGTCAGAGTATCCCGAAGCCGAAGTGCAGACGCAGATCAGTCCACGATTTGGGTTGGCCTACCAACTGAGTGATGCAGCAGTACTTCGCTTTAGCTATGGTCATTTCTTCCAGATGCCACCCATGTATGCCATGTATCAGAATAGCAAATTTTTCGTCGGACCTGAAGATTTTCAAACCACCATGGGCAATGCCCAACTCAAAGCACAGAAAACTGTTCAATATGAAGTTGGCGTTTGGCAGGGATTAACAGAATCTCTCTCACTTGAAGTAGCAGTGTATTATCGGGATATTTTTGATCTCTTAAGCACACAGATCTTTACGACCTATAATGAGACAAAATATGGGCTTTACTCCAACAAGGATTATGGAAATGTCAAAGGTCTGGAGTTAAAAGTAGATTATGCTAAGAATCGATTCTCAACATTTCTGAACTACACGTTCCAATACTCCAGAGGTAATGCGGATAACCCTACCCAAAATTTTGATCGTGCAGGTGGCGTCCTGGATCCCATTACTCGCCTTATCCCCATGAGTTGGGATCAGCGTCATACCTTCAATACAACTGTATCCTATGGAATGGATTCCTGGGGTTTGAGTCTCACAGGCTACTTTGATTCAGGGACACCATTTACCTGGGAACCCCTGGATATTTCAATTCTTGATGACATAAGTTTTCTTCCCAATAATGAATATATGCCCTCGACTTTTTCAGTTGATATGAATGCCCATTATTTCCTCAGATTGCGAAATGATATGGGGCTGAAGTTTGGCCTCCAGGTATACAATTTATTGGATGAACTCAATGATGCATGGGTAGATAGTCGAACAGGGCAGGCTTACAACTCCATTATTCGCGATAATGATCTCGATGGCCATTATAGTGATTTTAATGATTATGAAGATACTATTCATGATCCCTCCATGTTTGAAGCACCACGATTTGTCAAATTCAGTATGGATATAACTTTTTAA
- a CDS encoding T9SS type A sorting domain-containing protein: MKRIATLIVLLIMCVSFAYAQSPSMVFFKGELPDSMYFWPWGFAQDPVAVNGIGYTPGTAGIQWVTSAEDGWQGNFIGLNSNVGNDMSSIWATDSVYFKMRAPNGLDADDSMSVFLYDSDNSTWDYTVWAQIDDFADLNDGAWHQYSIALSDFLTTTNDIDKTDIVALSFEAENPFQWEMDNGVSAEVHIDDVWIGQPEIPMTMIIYNGQSLSAGIDTDYWGFEENSLTLAEGEGYGAGTPAIVWETSNWDWQGQGYTFWQQPQDFTYAMAHDTLKMKVKAPAEIDPLVVRWYDWSDNAADFVMDTTLWDGEWQALEIPLASFTQGDGFDASTVYYFSIEAVWNTVPERVLFDDIWIGSPTVSVDVVAPLAPTNVLAGVATDYFNEIAWTAVAGESGESYNVYASLSPIESLDDDGLTVVKYGADDGEVVVHPIYHPLEEAEIAYYYAVTCMDAAGNLSEGFATAGPFTNVGASRAIISLEPPVNFVADSDLSEWAHIVPFTVTPGSHPVEGTIDSDADFSYQAYVAMDETYLYVAFDVLDDHFTWTEDNTVDWWDDEGIEFYFGLYELGIPHPYFYSGEEPDYRLVFLPNTILWGSDWDMEPSADDYIFEPLGESDYIIEARIAFTSIYDTGDAEFTPVEGMTIPFEILGFDADVQNGYNEGRLQLGANSEINPWHSGPDVWTYAWVGLPDFVVALDDTKSGLPTSFALKDNYPNPFNPLTHINYELPETADVKLTIYNIRGEVVSTLVENNQTAGYYTATFNAQNVSSGLYFYQIQAGSYNQTKKMILVK; encoded by the coding sequence ATGAAAAGGATAGCTACCCTTATCGTTCTTCTGATCATGTGTGTGTCTTTTGCATATGCGCAAAGTCCATCTATGGTCTTTTTCAAAGGTGAACTACCTGATTCCATGTATTTCTGGCCCTGGGGTTTTGCCCAGGATCCAGTTGCTGTGAACGGAATTGGATATACACCAGGAACCGCCGGAATTCAATGGGTTACCTCAGCCGAAGATGGATGGCAGGGTAATTTCATTGGCTTAAACAGCAATGTGGGCAATGACATGAGTTCCATCTGGGCCACGGACTCGGTATATTTCAAAATGCGTGCTCCCAATGGGCTAGACGCCGATGACAGTATGTCTGTATTCCTTTATGATTCTGACAATTCAACATGGGACTATACTGTTTGGGCCCAGATTGATGATTTTGCTGATTTGAATGACGGTGCCTGGCACCAGTACAGCATTGCCCTATCAGATTTTCTGACTACAACAAATGATATCGATAAAACCGATATTGTTGCATTGAGCTTTGAAGCTGAAAATCCCTTCCAATGGGAAATGGACAATGGTGTGTCTGCTGAAGTTCATATCGATGATGTGTGGATTGGCCAACCTGAGATTCCCATGACCATGATCATCTATAATGGTCAGAGCTTATCGGCTGGTATTGATACAGACTACTGGGGTTTTGAAGAAAACTCACTGACCCTCGCTGAAGGTGAGGGCTATGGTGCAGGTACACCTGCCATTGTTTGGGAAACCTCAAACTGGGATTGGCAGGGACAGGGTTATACCTTCTGGCAACAACCTCAGGATTTCACATATGCCATGGCGCATGACACATTGAAAATGAAAGTCAAAGCACCGGCAGAGATAGACCCTCTGGTAGTTCGCTGGTACGATTGGAGCGACAATGCAGCTGATTTTGTCATGGATACCACACTATGGGATGGTGAATGGCAAGCATTGGAAATTCCACTGGCAAGTTTTACCCAGGGTGATGGCTTTGATGCAAGCACTGTCTACTACTTCAGCATTGAAGCAGTATGGAACACGGTTCCAGAAAGAGTCCTCTTTGATGATATCTGGATAGGTAGTCCCACTGTTTCTGTTGATGTCGTAGCTCCGTTAGCACCAACCAATGTATTGGCCGGTGTTGCCACGGATTATTTCAACGAAATCGCCTGGACTGCTGTAGCTGGTGAATCAGGTGAGAGCTATAATGTCTATGCCAGCCTGAGTCCTATCGAAAGTCTTGATGACGATGGCTTGACCGTAGTAAAATATGGTGCAGATGATGGTGAAGTGGTTGTTCATCCAATTTATCATCCTCTAGAAGAGGCTGAAATCGCCTATTATTACGCAGTGACCTGTATGGATGCTGCTGGAAATCTATCAGAAGGTTTTGCAACTGCTGGTCCATTCACAAATGTTGGTGCTAGCAGAGCAATCATTTCACTTGAACCACCAGTGAATTTTGTTGCTGATTCTGATTTGAGTGAGTGGGCTCACATCGTTCCATTTACTGTTACACCAGGTTCACATCCAGTTGAAGGAACCATCGATAGTGATGCGGATTTCTCTTACCAGGCCTATGTTGCCATGGATGAGACCTATCTATATGTTGCTTTTGATGTCTTAGATGATCACTTCACATGGACTGAAGATAATACTGTGGACTGGTGGGATGATGAAGGTATCGAATTCTATTTTGGACTATATGAACTAGGTATTCCACATCCTTATTTCTATTCAGGTGAAGAACCAGATTATCGTCTGGTATTTCTGCCCAATACTATCCTATGGGGCAGTGACTGGGATATGGAGCCAAGTGCAGATGATTATATCTTCGAACCTCTTGGTGAATCAGATTATATAATCGAGGCTAGAATCGCCTTCACCAGTATTTATGATACTGGCGATGCCGAATTCACACCTGTTGAGGGTATGACGATTCCATTCGAAATTTTAGGGTTTGACGCTGATGTACAGAATGGATACAACGAAGGTCGCCTGCAATTAGGTGCGAACTCTGAAATCAACCCATGGCACTCCGGACCTGACGTATGGACCTATGCCTGGGTTGGACTACCTGATTTTGTTGTTGCCCTTGATGATACAAAATCTGGCCTGCCCACATCATTTGCTTTGAAGGACAATTATCCAAATCCCTTCAATCCATTAACTCATATTAATTATGAATTACCGGAAACGGCTGATGTGAAATTGACCATATACAACATAAGAGGCGAAGTTGTATCCACACTGGTTGAAAATAATCAGACTGCTGGGTATTATACAGCAACCTTTAATGCACAAAATGTGTCTTCTGGATTGTATTTCTATCAGATTCAAGCTGGTAGCTATAATCAAACAAAGAAGATGATTCTAGTTAAATAG